A window of Fusarium falciforme chromosome 1, complete sequence genomic DNA:
CAACTAACAAGGTCGCCGTTACACAATCGGACAGGCAAAGTGGACAAGATACATAATGGCCACGGTCACTATTCGTCGCACGTCCTGCTGCAATTACAAGTACCGACTCGCTTATGCGGAATCATTACGCTCACGACTAATCCGTTTCCACCTCGTCGAGACATCAATACACCCACAATACCTGTACAGGCACTCTTTGGAGTGAAGAGTAACATCGGCGGGCACAGAGCACAAGTCAGGGTTCGCAAGCTGGATCATGATTTCCTGCTGAACGGTGGAATTGGTCATCTTTCTCGGCATCCTCACTCTTTGGGATAGCATGAAAGAACGAAGTTCAGCTGTGGCGGCGGAATTCATGTCACCGATGGCTAGCATCCCGAAGGGCAGGCCAATCAGGCAGGATGGTCAACATTCAGAGCTTGGCTCCGCCATTATTGTCATCAAGATCCCTGCAGCCTGGTTCTGCACTGGAAATACCAGGATTGTGACTGAGGGGCATCGCGAGCGAGATGGCAGACAGCCTGGTGACGAACAAACTCGACGGAACCTAACCCATAAAACCTGTCCGACTGAATTCTGGGATCGAGGGCGAAAGACACATAGAACACCTTGGGAGCGAATTCCCGACTTGCCTACATGCACGTTAAGGCAAGACCAATTTTCACAACATTCAAATATATCGGCGGACCACGAATGACGGACAGATCGGTGCCACCTCTGACTGTCTCTCTGCTCGGGCCCGCCTGACAGGACCGAGCGCGACCAGTCGTGATGGAGCTAGTGTTAGTTCAAGCAGATGAGAGCTGCGGTGTGCTTGGACTTACAGTAGCGACGCATTCTGATGGGTCTTGTCATACCTGACTTGCTTGATGAGACAATGCGGGCGCGTCAATTCTGTAAAGCTCTTGGGCTGTCGCAGCTTTATCCCTACGGCACATGGCGAGCAATGTCAGCATCGGTAATATTCCACCCAAGCGTGGCTGCGGCCGGTGAGAGGATGCCCTGGCCCGGCGCGTCGATCCATGTGATGGCGAAGGGGGGAGCAGCAAGCTGCTGGATTGGGAAATGCATGACGCCGGTTGCTCTGCTAGACCCGGCGGTTTGCGAAAGTGGCCCTGTCGGAGCTCCCCTCGAAGAAGCCTGATAACGCGCCGCGTCTTGACAAGAGCTCACGAGGTCGCGTTTAGCGTACTATGTGCATGCATCTGGGATTTGGAAGTGGGAGAGGACCGACACGCTGGACGAGGGAAGACGCGGCTCTCGTGGCATCAAGACTGACTGTAGTCTGACCTCATCTTTGACGGCTTCAACGCGGACTCTTACGGCAAGCCGACGTTTGCTGCTTGACACCAGTACCTTGTCAGTGTGGCGCGGTTGCTGAGAGGTGACTCGCTGAGCCGGCCATAGCCCGTATCCGCCCTGATGGTATCTGTAGGTACTGGTATCAGTGCCTGAGCAAGTAGACGCTGCTGTCTCTATCACGATAGCCGGGCCTTCAACGCGGACACTTGCTTCGATGCTCATGCAAGAGGCCAAAGCTGAACGGAACAGCATGTCCTGATTCAACAAAAGGATACGGATACGGGTCCAGACTTGCGGgtgccaacaccaacaccatggACTTGAGCAATCTGAGCCAGCAAGCAGATCCAGCAGAACAAGGGTCTTGGGTGTGAGGATATGGAGGAATCGAGGGCCGAGACAAACGCCTCTTGCTCGCCAAGAGGACCCCAAGCAAACGATGCCACAGACGAGCCGGCCGCACGGGCCGATATGATTGGCCCCGTACTCGCAAGTCAGCCAAAGGGAAAGCCTCCAGCCGGTCAGGCGTCACAAGACGAGGAGCCGAGGGGAAGCTGGACAAGGGTGATGCATCAGTATGATGCAATGCGGGCCCGGATTTATGGAGCAGGCTGATCTATTGTCAGCGGGTCAATAAGGACGACCAAGACTCTGTTGCTCGAAGACGGAGAGATTTAAGGAGGAGACGGAGGGAGACAGCCAAACAGGAGAGAGGAGATGATGTCCGACCGGTTCAGCGAACCAGGATACCGGCGAGGGGAAATGCAGCCACCTGATGGCGATGTTCCCTTTGAGATAAAGCCGAGGCGAACAAAGACTGGGGGGAACCGGCGCCGGCAAAGTTTCACGTGCGGGCCGGCCGAGAAAGCAACCTCATACGACGTTGGCCAACATGCAAGCGAGAGATCTACGTGACGGTTAAGGCAGGTACTCGAAGCACCGCGTTGGGTCGAGTCTACAGAGATGAGTTGGGGATTGGATCGAGTGGACAGCAAAAGAGGAAGCGAACTATGGTCACAGATAAGGCCAATAGGCTTGCATGAGGTGAGATCCAAGCGACGACGATTAAAAACGGCGACAGGAGGCCAAGTGAGATCGAAACCGCCCCGAGTGCTGGGTCCATGGTTGGTGGGATGGTGGCGGGCCTGACATGGAGTTCTGGGCGAAggtgagggggaggggaaggaAGAGAGGGTGGCCGGCCTGGCTGACCCTCCTCCAGCACTGTTAAAGCCGCGGCGGGCTAAGCTAGTGGGCGTGAAGAACGGCGCGGAGTGCATCGGTGATCGATAGCCCCCGCCCTGAAGGGGACTGTGGCTTGTTGGTTCGCGGGCGAGGAAGGGCGTGTCGGAGCGTCAAGCAACGCCTGTGAGTCGCTGGATTCGATCCAGGAGTGGATGAGCTGAGCGTCACGAGGAGGCGCTGCGCGGGGCAGAAATGTCTCTGGCAGAAGGGAAACAGACCATGGTTCTCGCGTATCTCGCCTGCTAGTCACCTCGCCGGCGGAGTCTGTGAGCCTGGGGGTGAAGAATCGGGATCATAGTGCATAGCATGTGGCATGGGGATCCTGGATCTAGAGCATCTTTGGGGACACTcgcatggctggctggcagGCAGGGCAcacaaggcaaggcagggcatggcatggcggGTCGTGGtagggcatggcatggcatggcatgcaGAGTTGCAGCCTCTTGCTGCCGCACACTTCTCCAGGATTTGCAGAGAGCCGAAGAGCGGGAACTGTGCGTGGGCGGGGACCGACAGCGGGCGAGGGATCGTTGAGCTCGTGGTTGTGGATGGTGGGAAGACAAGAGTTGGTGTGGTCTGGGGTCTTGGGGGCGATCGCTCCCGCACCTCCCCTCCCACGGTCTGCGTGCGCCCCTCATTGTGTTGGGTTGGGGAGGGAGATTGGCATTCCCCTTGGGGGTTGATCTCTGTCGGAACTCTGCTAATTACTGTGTAGGCTGTCAAGGTTGCGTCGTCAACAAGTCGAAGCAGGTTGCATCACAAGAGCTTGGTTGACAGGGACAAGGGGGGCTCGGTGGGTGACGGTGGAGCGGATCATGAGCCCTGTGCTTGCTTCAAGCAATGGATCTGGGGTTTTTGATAACCAATTTGTCTGGTCTCTGGGAGGCCCGGAGCTGCTCTCCAAGCGCCGCATGGTGGCCGGAGTTTTTGGAGACGCATGGCGGTGGTTTGCAGTGGTTGACAAGTAGGTCGAATGGCTACTAACCACAAACTAGCGCCAGTTGCAGGCATCGCGCCGCCCTGGTGCGGATCCTAACGTCTACCGGTCTTTCCAAAGTTTCATTGTTCAGTTGAACTTGTCTTTGAAGGTCCATATATCTTGGCAGATAAACGCCAACATAATCACGCTGGAGTCATACAACAAGTGGACAGAGAGAACCTATCAAAGACTTGAAGGCACTATCCGTGGGTTCAGTGGATGCGTCTGTTATCTCCGGCGGAGACTCACAAAATGTTATGACAGATAGGTCGGTTGGTTCTTGTCCAGCCTCATCAGCCCACAAGAGACCTGCAACGGCTGAGCGACCACAGTACGATAACGGTTCATCCGAATGACGCTTTTTCATTGCAAACGCGGGCTGGGAGAGACAACGGAAACATGGCCAAGGAAACTCACGACCAAGCCTTCAAGGTGGTTTCTCTAGGCGCTGAAGTGAAACTGGGGTTGGTATGCGCTCCATGGATATGTGTCAGACAACAACCTGACAAAGGCACTCCAAAACATGAGACACGACATCACGGGAGAAGCTGAGACATGAGACAGTTCAATACGAGCGAGCATCTGGAGGATGATGCCACTAGCCCGAAGCGGAAGAGAACTCGGTGAATGTTGGATGGGACACTGTCGCGTCGCTGAGTCCTTGACCGAGAGAGGGAGGCATGTAAGTGACAAATGCGCTTCACGGACGTGGGGAGCGCATGAAGGCATGCAGCAAGATTCTGACACAGGACCAAGGCCTCGCAAAGAACAGGCCAACGCCACAGCATAGCAAACAGCCCAACGACAGACAGCAGCATCGCATGAAGACGGTGATTCAGACGTTTCATGTCGTTGAAGAACAGCTAGCCATGTAATGGAGACTGTATGCAGTTAGCATGGTCGCGCACAGGGCAGAGCCATGTCCTGTACGAGCACGGGCTAGAACTAGAGCTGCAACGACAGTACATACAGGCGCTTGGTTGCTTGCCCGCAGTCTCGCAGAGCGGAGGCACACGCACACCCCCCGTCACAAGGAACTGAGCACGGTGCGACAGTCAGACCCGGCAACGCGGATCGGGGGCGACAAGGCTCTCGTGCTGGAGTTGACGTTGACAGCCCGGCCAGGCCGTGTGTCTGTCTGCGTGCTTTGCAAAGAATGCGTTCTTTTTTGCCGTTTTTCAACGGGAGGACGTATGCCATTAGAGCCGGGCTGCTTGATGGCTTGGGTCTGGGCCTGCCTATTCCTGGAAACCAGGTCTTTGGATGTGGAGCGAGGATAGAGATTGGTGCGCAGTATTATTCACGATGGGAGATTACACCAGCCTGGGATGAGTCCGTAAAAGACGCAGTTGTTGGTAATGTCGCTTGCTGGTTACCTGTCTATCCGGATATCTACTGATGGTTGAGAGCAGATACATGCAGCAGTCAGAGACACCGCGATACCCGTTACGAGATGCTGACAATTGATGACATCTATTCATTGACTTTAGCCTACGAAGTTGGGGGGAGGCTTCAGCCGTTATCCCATTCCCTGGTTTGGGTTTGGGTTTctgctttcttttttggcGCATGCTTCTCAATAATGGGAACCTACCTTGCACGGTGACATTTCACTGGGCTTCCGGGCTCTGGCCCGGTCTGCTCTATTGGAGGATCATGATTGATGCGggtgctgatgctgctgatgctgatgcagcattcttgctcttcttttttGGGCAATTCTACGGATACTttccttttccctcttcaacaacatccgTCTCACCGTCCGTCTTGGAGAGGCATCCTCCTTGTTTCCCGCCCGAGCCGCCCacactcctcctcctcctcctcctcatccggGCTCCTCCATCTATTCAATGCTGTAGGTAGAcaacatcatcgccatcttcaaccaccGTCGGATATCCACCTCGCCTCGGCcggccttctcctctttgACTGTCTCACCCCTGATATACACACACCTCTCCTCACCCAGAGACCAACCAGGGTATTCTCTCCCCTGCTCAATCAACTCACCCTTGCTCCTGTCTTTGCCTTGGCTTCCATCTCCACCAcgtcccctcctcccccggcTTGCGCCATCTCAACCAACCATCCTTCGTCATCCGTCTCCCTCCATCCGCGCCGCCTTTCAAACGGTAAACCCTTCCCCCCTCCACTCCATCCTTCTCTGCTATCCCAGCAGCCTCTTCGTCCcactcctccctcctccatctaCCGAGGACGGATACCATCTACACACAAGCATCTATCAAGGAGTCAACCGACGACACGGGgagcatcatcaacaacaacaacaacaacaacatcggCATTACCCATCACCAGCAGCTTCTATACCCTCTGCCCTATCCGGTACATCTTCCATTGAGCagcaccaccatcttcagcaaCAGAAGTTACCCATCATCGGCAGCGCATCATCCTTCTCTGGTTGCCATTGTCTCTCGGGCTCGAGGGACACAGCCCGCGCGCGCAACACGCGCAAACCTGTGCAGCATCAGGGAAGCGTAACAAGTCTCggttcctttttttttttcatgaAACTCATTCCTTTCCATCAAAGATCCTTTCTGTTGCGCTCAGCCTCGCGCAACTCACATCTTATCTGGCGGTTCTCTCCATCACGTACTGATTGCGACTGGCGCGCTGTGCTTGTCTGCGcaatcgcatcgcatcgcattcatcatcaaccttgaaCCAGAGGTCCCAGCTGCTGCGCTACGGTTGATACAAAGGCACTAGCCAAGCTCCGCTTCAGAAAGCTCGTTTCTCTTCTCCACATTCACGCGCGCCTCCTCGGTCGCATTATCTCATACGACGCTATCACTCGCGCGCACTCGCGTCGGGACCCTCAATCAGAGTCACTCACCGTCGCTGACGCCCCCGctgcgccgccgccgccgcctcctccacctccgcctTCACCAGGCTTTTCTGGCTTGGTGCTAGGTCCCCTCAGATCCCGGTCATCACTTCTGGGTCCTGGTCCTTGCCTTGTCTGCTCGGACCAATCTCTGCACACCTGCCTGGCCGGGTGATTGGATCCTTCCAGGGCCTTGCTCTGCCCCCCGGAGGAGTGGTTTTTGCCTAGCTTCCTTCCCGGGTCTCAAAGTCGCCACTGCACCTCACTGCAAGCAAGTGCGACTGACTGCAACTGCAACTGTCTTGCCTGGTAGCTCGCTACTTTAGCTCGCGCGCCCACTACTCCTGCACCTTCCCTCCCACCCCATTCATAGGTTCAGCGCAATCCCATCCCGTCCCCTCCACCTgccaccatccatcatcatcatccatcccaccacaaccaccacctccaccacctccaTCGCCATTTTCTCCGCCTTCCGccatcacacacacacacgcacgcacgcacgcacgcacgcacgcacgcataCACCCGCTCCATCGCATCGTCTAACCATCCACCTTTTGATCAACGAGCGCACGCATTTTTCGAGGTTTTTTGCAAGGCACGCACGCGCATTTTATCATCGCTTCGTTACGCGACCACCATTTGGTCTGTTTCGCATCCGCTGCGCTGCGGCCCTTGTCCTTTCCATTTGAACCGCGAGCCTCGTTGACGTcgttgccgccgccgtcgcacAACGCGCTCCGCGTCCGCATCCCGTTCCATCACCACACAAAGGTAATTCAGCATCCCGTTCCGCTCCTCGTTCCCTCTCTGTGCCCCGTCCCTCCCTTCCAGCCTTGCATCCTGTGTCTGTCTTGTCATCTGGCCTCGTCTTCGCCTTTTTCTTTGCACGCCCGTCTGGACTGGAGCGCGCCGCCGCAACCGCGCCCGTTTCCCGGATTCCTATCTTGTCTCGCTTTGGATCGCTAGCCCATGCCTGCCTCTGGGAGTTTGCGCCCCAGCCTGCGCATCCGCCTGCGCCTGAGCCTCCCCTCCACGATTCCGAGCCTTGGCCTGGCCGGCCGAGTCTCATCACAAGACGAGGCCAGTCGGGCAGGCTTCCCACCTCAAGGCCCGGCTTATAACCTGCGATTCGCCATTCGCAACCAACAACGCGCCTCCTCCAGGCGGCCAACCACGTGCGACTGACGTTGCCCTCTGCATCTCCTCCAACCCTTCAGCTTGTCAGTCCAAACATCTCACGACACgttgccatcgccatcaccgtGGTCGCTATCCTCGTCGCTCCCTGTTGGCCTAGCCGCTCGGTCATGTACTCCGCCCAGCAAAGCGGCGCTGATAACGCGACGATCAATCCCGCCGCTCTCAACTCGCCTGGTACGTCTAATAGTTGTTTGCTTGGTACTAATTGTCGCCTCACACCACCCTGCGGTCTGCCTTTCCCCTCTTGTTCATGTCCTGCCCGCGCGCAAGTTCAGCATCACTGTCTTGCGCTTCACATCATGTTGAAAAGCCGAAATACCCCACCTTCTCCTGCCTACTCTTTTCATAACTACAGTTGCGACATAGGCCGAGTGCGCGCGCGCTCAGCGCCGCCTCCCTTGCGCTTCTCTCTCATCACTTCATCATGCTGATCCTTCGCCTTGATTGCAGGTATCTCTCACCCGCCACTGCGCAACCTTAAGCGCAGCCACTCCCCGGACCTCTACGACACGCCGCAACCCGGCAATGACGGTATGTCGGGTCGGATGAAGCGAAAGGAACAGCTTGGCGCTGCACTGCTCTTGCCGCGCCCGGCCTCCTGCTGCAATCCGTTCGCGATACTTGCTTCCGCTGTGATTCCGGACTCTACGCCGTGCTACTTGCTACATACATCACAGCCTCATATGTCATGTTAAAGATGGTGGTTGGAAACATGCTGACTGATCTCACCTTTGCAGGTGATTCTAGGCCGCTTCGGAAACGAGGAAGACCGATGAAGGCGAGAACATCAGGGAGCATTTCCGAGGCTCCCGGACAGGCTCCGGCCTCGCTCCCCCAGGCGATTCCCCCGCCGCAGACACCTCAGTCTCAGAACACAGCATTGCCGCAAGCCAGTCCCGCGTACACGCCCGCTCCGACGCAGATGCCCCCCAAGACCACCCCGACGAAGTCGACGCTCAAGGCGCTACCGACCGTTCGAGATCATACGACGGACCAGCTCAATGCGACCGGCGATGAATACCTCCCCCGCGAGATTGACGAATTtggagagaagaaggtgCAGCCCAATGGCACACTAAACGGAAATCGGGAGTACAAGTGCCGGACCTTCTTGGTCCCTAACAGAGGGGATAAGCTATTCATGCTTGCCACCGAGTGCGCAAGGGTGTTGGGCTACCGAGACTCGTACCTTTTGTTCAACAAGAACAGGTCCCTCTTCAAGATGATTGCAACCCAGGCCGAAAAGGATGATCTGGTCCAACAGGAGATTCTTCCGTTCTCGTATCGCTCGAGACAAATCGCCATCGTCACTGCCAGGTCCATGTTCCGACAGTTTGGAAGCCGTGTTATTCGCGACGGTCGAAGAGTTCGGGATGACTATTGGGAAACCAAGGCCCGGAAACAAGGCTTCACCGAGGCTGATCTTGCTGGAGAGAAGCGCCCCGGCGCAACCAAGGCCagagaggctgctgaggcccAGAACAACGTCTTGCTGGCTGGCCCGCACCCAGAGATCGTGTACAGCAATAACCCTGGACCCTTCCCCGGCCCCCCGCAGCCGCACCTCGTCCAACCAGGTATGATCGGACCACCACCCGGGACCACCACCAGAATGCCTGGATTGACACTAGGATCAGAACTGAGCGATTCCCGGCCACGCGATTATTCGGGAATCCTCAAAGGCGGACCTCGCCAGGAGATCACCGGCCCTGCTTACCAAGACCAGACCCGTCCCTCACCTCTCGGAGAGCTCAACGCCCAGGCTCACCATGCCGCCGACTTCAGCCGGTCAGTTAACCAGCAGCGGGAGATGCGCAACGAATACCTCACAGGGATGTGGCGACGATCTCACGAGCAACCGTCTTCGAACCTGACCCAGCAGCCCGTGGCACCGGCCGACACGACGTCGGTTGCTACCAGCAGGCCGTCGCATTCACCACATACCACGGCGACGGCCATCTCCCAGCAGCCTGGAATGGTTTCTACGCAGAGTccgcagatgatgatgacgacggcgcCTTATTCTCAGTCTATCAGCGCCCAGAGCAACCTAACTCAGGCGCCCATGAGAGGTATGGCCCACTCTCCAACGCAGTCGAGCACAAGGCCAACACCTACTCTCCCAGGTTCGACCAGCTCCCTGTCGCAGGGAACGCCCAGCTACAACTACCAGTCGGGCCAGAGCATGTGGCCGCAGGCTCAGACGCAGCAACACACGTATGGTAGTTACACAGCGCAGTCGCAAGCGCCCCATCCATCGCAGTCGCCTGCGTCACATCTGCGCCAGTCGAGCTCGGGACAGATGCAGACCAATATGCAGTTCCCCGGTATGGCAAGCATACAGTACGGTGCGGGTCAGAGCATGTACCCGACAGATCAGACGCCTCGGCAATACATGCCTCAGGGTGGAGCCGGAGGGCCGGCGGTCACTCAAGGCTGGTCTGGTCATCATTCGCCGGCGCAGCAGCAGTGGTGGACTCCTGGGCAGCAGCCACAATAAGGGTTGTAACGACATGTGCTGACGCGACATGACGGAATGATTTGACATACGATGACCTACCTACTCCTGGTTTCACTGGGAGATTCGACTTAATCGGTGCGGTGCTGTATTGTGTCGGATTCTTATTTTTGGATATATGTTTTATGGAGAGACTTCTATCCTCTCTTCGGTCTGAACTCCTTCAGTATTCTTGGACAACCACGCATACACCACGGTGGAGAGGCTATGTGCTTTTGTGGGCTGATTTGGCTCGATGAATTGCAAATAGCGATTGGGCTGGGTGGGATAGAGGAGTCGGAGGAATCAGGAACCGAACACGGGCATTCCTATCTTGTTATTCTTGGGCGGTTTGGTTGGATGCAGAAGGGCTGGGGTACATGCATGGCTCGTAACACATTTTGTCCTTCCCGTTGATGGGGTCTTGGAGGCTCATGGGTTTCATTTTTGAACTTGTTTGGAGGCATTTTCGGGTTTTTCCTGTTTGGAAAGTCAGTTTGTTTTGTTTGGCTtgcgtcttgtcttgtctttttGGACGAGGGAGGTTCTATCGGCGGTTCGCTTGTGCGTCCCTAGGAGCCGTTTGCTGCGTTGGCAAGGCAGACTTTTATCGGGCTTTCATTTTGATACCACGTCACCTCTTCGATTCGTTCTTCCCAGCACCATTTTTATCTAttccttcttgttcttcttcttcttcttcttcttctgcagaCACGCATTGTTTCTTGTTGTTGAGCGGGCACGACGTGCAGCCACCTGGGCAGACCATGTAGTGTCGCATCTGGGAGGATTCAGGGCTTGAGGCAGGTTTTCGGCCTGGGTTGGATGCGACACGTGGTGGCCATGGTGTTGTTATTGCTACGCGTCGGTCTTGGCTTGTTTGCCGAGttttgatgttgttgatcaagttctcttcttctcgcttGGGGAGGTTTCTACTCGTGTAACTTTTGCTGCCTGGACGGGAGCATATATCTTTGTCACCCCGGTTAGTACATCGCGAGTGCGGTCGGCATTGGGCGGGTCGTTGGATCTGGCAATGAGAATTGATTTATTTTGATCTTGTGCAACTTGTTCGTCTTTTGACTCGACGAATGATGGTGAGGCTACGTTTCATGGGGGGGAATAAGGGAAGTGGACATGGTCATTATCAACCTAACTCACCTCCATCTCAGCTATATATTCCCTCATGCCCTATAACAAGGTCTTGCTTGACCTGATCTCCCCTGGTTCCCTTGCCCGCCCTGCCGCCCGCTGACCTGACAGAATGTCTCAAAACGACCCAGCGAATCGGGCTGTCCGGGATACCTACAGGAGGAGGGGCTCGCACGAGGTGGACAGGCGTGGTAGCACCCGTCGGGATGTTTGTCTCGGGGACAAGTGCCTGCGCCCTACGAGGCTGGCGTGTCTGTGAGAGGGCAAGGTTTCGAGATGTCATGGGTGAGGTGGGTCACACGGCGTCGGGAATGCTGACAATAGGTCCGTCTGGGATTGTCAAGTTGTGATGTGCTTCTGAGACTTGGAGAGACGGTATGTTGCAAGATGGGGAGGCTAGACAGGTAGCCAAAGATTAGAGTAATAGTACCGCTACCGAAGGAGTGGCTTATCCAATAGGCCACATTAATCACTATCATCTCCATCCAAAGCTTCGTCCCTTTCTTCCTTTCCTTCTTTGATCTCGAGGGCATCCTGGGTCTCGTCGCCACTAGCTTcaccctcgtcctcttcctcttcttcctcctcaacctcatcgtcatcatcatcctcaggcACAGGTTcgtcctcctccgtctcggCATCGTCCTCAACTTCGGCAGCCGCCCCGGCGCTGGCGGGGTCGACACGGGCACGCTTGGTGCGAGGACCCGACGCCTCAGAGGCAAGGGTCGTGTCAGGATCCACGTCAGTCTCGACGTGGGAAGTGTCGGGCATATCCGTGTCAGGTCCGTCAGTCTTCTTGGCGCGTACCTTTTGGCGGTAAGATGTGCGCTTCTCAGTCTGGATGGCGTTGAACTCTGTCACGATGTGTCAGCATATTCCTAGGGAGATCCAGGTTCGAGGCAAGACGCACTAGCAAATTCGGCTTCCAGAGGGGCGCGAAGGAAGGAGAACTCAGTGTCCTCTAGGGCCTTGAAGACGTCTGCGGGAGCGATGGTCTTTTTGCCAGCGTTGATGGTGTTTTCGTTGGCACTGCAACAAGATGTCAGTTGCCGAGTACACAGACCCCGTTAGAGGATGGGACGTACTGCGAAGCCAGATAGTTGATGAATACTGTGGTGCTCTGACTCAAGGCCAGGATGGCATTGGCCTGAATCTGCGTGTTGGGTGGGAGAACGCCCTTGGCCAAGCGGGTTATTATCGATTTGGGAAGTGTCAGGTCCTGTCGCAGAGTTAGCTGGTGCTCGAATCGTCCACCACCCTTCCACTTCATCGTATGCTAGGTCCATATGTCTCACCTCGATAGTCACGGCATCCTTATGGTCCTTATCCTTatctttgtccttgtccttcttgtccgccgccgctgccgctgtgGGGGAGGTGGTGTCGACCGCCTCGACAGCCGCAGGAGCTGGCGTCGAGGCGGGAGCAGGAGTGGCAGCAGCCGCTGGCGTAGGGGCCGGGCTGGGCTCTGTGGGTGTTGCGTCGTCCATGGGGACGAAGCGGGCGGTGGATGTGTCGCTCTTGCGCGGGTTGGACTTGCGCGGCGGCATTGGGCGTGAGGGCTGAGCGGTAGTGATGGTGGTAGTGAAGTGTGGAGGTGAAGGGTTTGGCGAGAAAGAGGCCGGGTGAGTTGCGGTGAGGAGAGCAGAAGAGCAGCACTTCAACAAGGCAACTCTATTGAGTAAAATGATACAGCCCAGACACAACGACCACTTGGCCTTTGCTGTGATCTCGTCTCTCTCCTTTCCGTTGAGATCCTAGCGCGACGGGGGGAGATCACCAGGAGCCGTTTCTCATTCCTCGATTTGAAGGCGTTCCTTTAAGGGGATTCAGAGCGTGTATAGTTCCTCCAAGGGGTACGATGATGTGATGGCAATGATTCGTCGTTGAGTGAATGAAGCCTTGACAAGC
This region includes:
- a CDS encoding CBFD-NFYB-HMF domain-containing protein, with product MPPRKSNPRKSDTSTARFVPMDDATPTEPSPAPTPAAAATPAPASTPAPAAVEAVDTTSPTAAAAADKKDKDKDKDKDHKDAVTIEDLTLPKSIITRLAKGVLPPNTQIQANAILALSQSTTVFINYLASHANENTINAGKKTIAPADVFKALEDTEFSFLRAPLEAEFAKFNAIQTEKRTSYRQKVRAKKTDGPDTDMPDTSHVETDVDPDTTLASEASGPRTKRARVDPASAGAAAEVEDDAETEEDEPVPEDDDDDEVEEEEEEEDEGEASGDETQDALEIKEGKEERDEALDGDDSD